The following are from one region of the Variovorax sp. V213 genome:
- the coaE gene encoding dephospho-CoA kinase (Dephospho-CoA kinase (CoaE) performs the final step in coenzyme A biosynthesis.), which yields MRRIGLTGGIGSGKSTVAALLVAEGAVLVDTDAIARRIAQPGGLAMPAIEAAFGRAAIAPDGGLDRAGMRQLVFADNSAKKRLESILHPLIGAETERLASAAGPDAVVVFDVPLLVESGRWRALVDRVLVVDASEETQLRRVMARSGWTHEAVRAVIAQQAARKLRRAAADAVIFNETLSLEELGGQVRSLWKRWAPPGTR from the coding sequence ATGCGGCGCATCGGTCTGACCGGGGGCATCGGAAGCGGCAAAAGCACGGTCGCCGCGTTGCTGGTTGCAGAAGGTGCAGTCCTGGTCGACACCGACGCCATCGCGCGCCGCATCGCGCAGCCCGGAGGCCTTGCGATGCCCGCCATCGAGGCTGCCTTCGGCCGGGCGGCCATTGCACCGGACGGCGGCCTGGATCGCGCCGGAATGCGGCAGCTCGTGTTCGCCGACAACAGCGCGAAGAAGCGCCTCGAATCGATCCTGCATCCGCTGATCGGTGCCGAGACCGAGCGCCTGGCGTCCGCCGCGGGCCCGGACGCCGTGGTGGTTTTCGACGTACCGCTGCTGGTCGAATCCGGCCGCTGGCGGGCCCTCGTGGACAGGGTGCTCGTGGTCGATGCCAGCGAGGAAACGCAATTGCGACGCGTCATGGCGCGCTCCGGCTGGACGCACGAGGCCGTGCGCGCCGTGATTGCCCAGCAGGCTGCGCGCAAGCTGCGCCGGGCTGCCGCGGATGCGGTCATTTTCAACGAGACGCTCTCGCTGGAGGAACTCGGTGGACAGGTGCGGAGTCTCTGGAAGCGGTGGGCCCCGCCCGGCACGCGATAA
- a CDS encoding A24 family peptidase yields the protein MLVSQEFDAAFAGVLGLLVGSFLNVVIYRTPVMMYRGWLADAVANLMSSKDVPSLWSLVFGPKTAPPPGLEAAADKAALAIEGLPPFDLARPASRCGACGHKIRWYENIPVLSYLVLRGRCAACKTSISPRYPLVELITGVLFALCAYRFGLTPTGALWAAFAALLICQFLIDFDTQFLPDALNYPLLWLGLIGAAMGWTGIALSSSLWGAVFGYLSLWLVYHGYRLVTGKEGMGYGDFKLLAALGAWFGADYLIAIILVSSLVGAVIGLTLRFVGKLAHKDIPMAFGPFLAGAGLVCLVAGPELVRQWIPFAFPLGAFAR from the coding sequence ATGCTGGTTTCGCAGGAGTTCGACGCCGCTTTCGCCGGCGTCCTGGGGTTGTTGGTCGGCAGTTTCCTCAACGTGGTGATCTACCGCACGCCGGTGATGATGTACCGCGGCTGGCTCGCCGATGCCGTGGCCAACCTGATGTCGTCCAAGGATGTTCCATCGCTGTGGTCGCTGGTGTTCGGGCCGAAGACCGCGCCCCCGCCCGGCCTTGAAGCCGCGGCGGACAAGGCAGCGCTGGCGATCGAGGGCCTGCCGCCCTTCGACCTGGCCCGTCCGGCCTCGCGATGCGGAGCCTGCGGGCACAAGATCCGCTGGTACGAGAACATTCCGGTGCTGAGCTACCTGGTGCTGCGGGGCCGTTGCGCCGCCTGCAAGACCTCCATCAGTCCGCGCTATCCGCTGGTCGAACTGATCACCGGGGTGCTGTTCGCTCTTTGCGCTTACCGCTTCGGCCTCACGCCCACCGGCGCGCTCTGGGCCGCCTTCGCGGCGCTACTGATCTGCCAGTTCCTGATCGATTTCGACACCCAGTTCCTGCCCGATGCGCTCAACTATCCGCTGCTCTGGCTGGGGCTCATCGGCGCGGCCATGGGCTGGACCGGCATCGCGCTGAGTTCGTCGCTCTGGGGCGCGGTGTTCGGCTACCTGAGCCTCTGGCTTGTGTACCATGGCTATCGCCTGGTCACGGGCAAGGAAGGCATGGGATATGGCGACTTCAAGCTGCTGGCGGCACTGGGTGCATGGTTCGGGGCCGACTACCTCATTGCCATCATCCTCGTCTCATCGCTGGTGGGCGCCGTGATCGGCCTGACGCTGCGTTTCGTCGGCAAGCTGGCGCACAAGGACATTCCCATGGCCTTCGGCCCCTTCCTTGCCGGTGCGGGCCTTGTCTGCCTCGTGGCGGGCCCCGAACTCGTGCGGCAATGGATTCCATTCGCCTTCCCGCTCGGCGCATTTGCCCGTTGA
- a CDS encoding type II secretion system F family protein produces MATVASTRTSSTLKEFVYEWEGKDRNGKLVRGELRAAGENQVQAALRRQGVLASKIKKRRMRSGKAIKPKDIAIFTRQLATMMKAGVPLLQSFDIVGRGNANASVAKLLNDIRSDVETGTSLSAAFRKFPKYFDNLYCNLVEAGEAAGILEDLLDRLATYMEKTEAIKSKIKSALMYPTSVVVVAFVVVAIIMIFVIPAFKQVFTSFGADLPAPTLFVMAMSEFFVSYWWLIFGVIGGGTYFFLQAWKRNERVQRVMDRALLRVPIFGTLIEKSCVARWTRTLATMFAAGVPLVEALDSVGGASGNTVYGDATAKIQQEVSTGTSLTTAMTNVNLFPSMVIQMTAIGEESGSIDHMLGKAADFYESEVDDMVAGLSSLMEPIIIVFLGTIIGGIVVSMYLPIFKLGQVV; encoded by the coding sequence ATGGCAACAGTGGCATCCACCCGCACCTCAAGCACGCTCAAGGAATTCGTCTACGAGTGGGAAGGCAAGGACCGCAACGGCAAGCTGGTGCGCGGCGAGCTTCGGGCCGCCGGCGAGAACCAGGTTCAGGCCGCCCTGCGGCGCCAGGGGGTTCTCGCATCCAAGATCAAGAAGCGCCGCATGCGCTCGGGCAAGGCGATCAAGCCCAAGGACATTGCGATCTTCACGCGCCAGCTGGCAACGATGATGAAGGCCGGCGTGCCGCTTTTGCAGTCGTTCGACATCGTCGGCCGGGGCAATGCCAACGCAAGCGTTGCCAAGCTGCTCAACGACATCCGCAGCGACGTGGAGACCGGGACCTCGCTTTCAGCCGCCTTCCGCAAGTTTCCGAAGTATTTCGACAACCTCTACTGCAACCTGGTGGAAGCCGGCGAAGCGGCCGGTATCCTGGAAGACCTGCTGGACCGCCTGGCCACCTACATGGAAAAGACCGAGGCGATCAAGTCCAAGATCAAGTCGGCGCTGATGTACCCGACGTCGGTGGTCGTGGTCGCGTTCGTGGTGGTCGCCATCATCATGATCTTCGTGATTCCGGCGTTCAAGCAGGTGTTCACCTCTTTCGGCGCCGATCTGCCCGCCCCGACGCTGTTCGTGATGGCCATGAGCGAATTCTTCGTCTCCTACTGGTGGCTGATCTTCGGCGTGATCGGCGGAGGCACTTACTTTTTCCTGCAGGCCTGGAAACGCAACGAACGCGTGCAGCGGGTCATGGACCGCGCGCTGCTGCGCGTGCCGATCTTCGGCACGCTGATCGAAAAGTCGTGCGTGGCCCGATGGACCCGCACCCTTGCCACCATGTTCGCCGCCGGCGTTCCGCTGGTCGAAGCGCTCGACTCGGTGGGCGGTGCGTCGGGCAACACGGTGTACGGCGACGCCACGGCCAAGATCCAGCAAGAGGTTTCGACCGGCACCAGCCTCACCACGGCCATGACCAACGTCAACCTGTTCCCGTCGATGGTGATCCAGATGACGGCCATCGGCGAAGAATCCGGCTCCATCGACCACATGCTCGGCAAGGCGGCGGACTTCTACGAATCCGAAGTGGACGACATGGTCGCGGGCCTCTCGAGCCTGATGGAACCCATCATCATCGTGTTCCTCGGCACGATCATCGGCGGCATCGTGGTGTCGATGTACCTGCCCATCTTCAAGCTGGGCCAAGTCGTCTGA
- the pilB gene encoding type IV-A pilus assembly ATPase PilB, with protein MAAAELPVKENTQIALPGLARALVSAGKLPAKTAEDIYQKSLSSRTSFIAELTGSGAVSAADLAHTLSSAFGAPLLDLDAIDHQRLPKDLVDPKLCLAYRIVVLSKRNNRLIVATADPSDQQAVEKIKFASQMGVDWVIAEYDKLSRMIEAAAVSASETLNNIVGGGDFEFDDVMADTSGDANEQAAVAEVEDAPVVRFLHKMLLDGVSMRASDIHFEPYEHNYRVRFRIDGELREIASPPTLIKDKLASRIKVISRLDISEKRVPQDGRMKLKIGPDRVIDFRVSTLPTLFGEKIVIRILDPSSARLGIDALGYDADEKERLLNAIGRPYGMVLVTGPTGSGKTVSLYTCLNLLNQPGVNIATAEDPSEINLPGVNQVNVNERAGLTFAAALRAFLRQDPDIIMVGEIRDLETADISIKAAQTGHLVLSTLHTNDAPTTLTRMRNMGIAPFNIASSVILITAQRLARRLCHLCRAPADVPRQALLDAGFKDAELDGSWKPYRPVGCSVCNGGYKGRVGIYQVMPISEAIQAIILRDGSALDIARQSEAEGVRSLRQSGLRKVMQGLTSLEEVLAVTNE; from the coding sequence ATGGCTGCCGCCGAACTTCCTGTTAAAGAAAACACGCAAATCGCCCTCCCGGGCCTTGCGCGCGCCTTGGTTTCAGCCGGCAAGCTTCCTGCGAAGACTGCGGAAGACATCTACCAGAAGTCGCTGAGCAGTCGCACCAGCTTCATTGCCGAGCTGACCGGCAGCGGCGCCGTATCGGCCGCAGACCTGGCCCACACGCTTTCTTCCGCTTTCGGCGCCCCGCTGCTCGACCTGGACGCCATCGACCACCAGCGCCTGCCCAAGGACCTGGTGGACCCGAAGCTGTGCCTCGCCTACCGCATCGTGGTGCTCAGCAAGCGCAACAACCGTCTCATTGTTGCAACAGCGGACCCCTCGGACCAGCAGGCCGTGGAAAAGATCAAGTTTGCGTCCCAGATGGGCGTGGACTGGGTCATCGCCGAATACGACAAGCTGTCGCGCATGATCGAGGCCGCCGCTGTCAGCGCGTCGGAAACCCTCAACAACATCGTCGGCGGGGGGGACTTCGAGTTCGACGATGTCATGGCCGATACGTCGGGCGACGCCAACGAACAGGCGGCCGTCGCCGAAGTCGAGGATGCCCCGGTCGTCCGGTTCCTGCACAAAATGCTGCTCGACGGCGTCAGCATGCGGGCCTCGGACATTCACTTCGAGCCCTACGAGCACAACTACCGCGTGCGCTTTCGCATCGACGGCGAACTGCGCGAAATCGCGAGCCCGCCCACGCTGATCAAGGACAAGCTGGCTTCGCGGATCAAGGTCATTTCGCGGCTCGACATCTCTGAAAAACGCGTGCCGCAGGACGGCCGCATGAAGCTCAAGATCGGCCCGGATCGCGTGATCGACTTTCGCGTGAGCACGCTGCCCACGCTGTTCGGCGAAAAGATCGTGATCCGTATTCTCGACCCGAGCAGTGCACGCCTGGGCATCGATGCGCTCGGCTACGACGCCGATGAAAAGGAGCGGTTGCTGAATGCGATCGGGCGTCCCTACGGCATGGTGCTGGTGACGGGCCCCACGGGTTCCGGCAAGACGGTGTCGCTTTACACCTGCCTGAACCTGCTGAACCAGCCGGGCGTCAATATCGCCACGGCCGAAGACCCGTCCGAAATCAACCTCCCCGGCGTGAACCAGGTCAACGTGAACGAGCGTGCCGGACTCACGTTCGCCGCCGCGCTGCGCGCTTTCCTCCGGCAGGATCCCGACATCATCATGGTCGGCGAAATCCGGGACCTCGAAACCGCCGACATCTCGATCAAGGCCGCGCAGACGGGCCACCTGGTGCTTTCGACGCTGCACACCAATGACGCGCCGACCACGCTCACGCGCATGCGGAACATGGGCATTGCGCCGTTCAACATCGCCTCGAGTGTCATCCTGATCACGGCGCAGCGGCTGGCCCGCCGCCTGTGCCATTTGTGCCGCGCGCCGGCCGACGTGCCGCGCCAGGCTCTGCTCGACGCGGGCTTCAAGGACGCTGAACTCGATGGTTCCTGGAAGCCCTATCGTCCGGTCGGCTGCTCCGTGTGCAATGGTGGCTACAAGGGCCGGGTCGGCATCTACCAGGTGATGCCGATCTCCGAAGCGATCCAGGCCATCATCCTGCGCGACGGCAGCGCGCTGGACATTGCGCGCCAGTCCGAAGCCGAGGGCGTTCGCTCGTTGCGGCAGTCCGGCCTCAGAAAAGTCATGCAAGGGCTCACCTCACTCGAAGAAGTGCTGGCGGTCACCAACGAATAA
- a CDS encoding polyprenyl synthetase family protein, protein MPVHAADTSPTATVLDLIAGDMVEVDRVISRRLDTGVPLVSQVSKYIISAGGKRLRPALLLLMSGALGYTGEQRFNLAAVVEFIHTATLLHDDVVDESTLRRGRPTANESFGNPASVLVGDFLYSRAFQMMLDANNMRIMQILAEATNVIAEGEVLQLMNMHDASLDEAAYLRVIRSKTAKLFEASTRLAAVLAGATPEVEEACATYGQALGTAFQVIDDVLDYAGDAHETGKNVGDDLREGKTTLPLIFAMRRGSPAQGALVRAAIEAGDTAQLGKIIEIVHSTGALEASRAAAADEAKRAIHALRDFPSNLHADGLLQLAAQLLERRA, encoded by the coding sequence TTGCCAGTTCACGCCGCCGATACCTCCCCCACCGCCACCGTGCTGGATTTGATCGCCGGCGACATGGTCGAAGTCGACCGTGTGATCTCGCGGCGCCTCGATACGGGCGTGCCCCTGGTCAGCCAGGTTTCCAAGTACATCATCTCCGCCGGCGGCAAACGCCTGCGGCCGGCGCTGCTGCTCCTAATGTCGGGCGCCCTCGGATACACGGGCGAGCAGCGCTTCAACCTGGCGGCGGTGGTGGAGTTCATCCACACGGCCACCCTGCTGCATGACGACGTCGTCGACGAGTCGACGCTGCGCCGCGGACGTCCGACGGCCAACGAATCGTTCGGCAACCCCGCCAGCGTGTTGGTCGGCGACTTCCTGTATTCACGTGCCTTCCAGATGATGTTGGATGCAAACAACATGCGCATCATGCAAATTCTGGCCGAGGCGACCAACGTGATCGCAGAAGGCGAGGTGCTCCAGCTGATGAACATGCACGACGCTTCACTGGACGAAGCGGCGTACCTGCGCGTGATCCGCTCCAAGACCGCCAAGCTTTTCGAAGCCAGCACACGGCTCGCGGCCGTGCTGGCGGGCGCCACGCCCGAGGTCGAGGAAGCCTGCGCCACCTATGGCCAGGCGCTGGGCACCGCGTTCCAGGTGATCGACGACGTGCTCGACTACGCCGGAGACGCCCACGAAACCGGAAAGAACGTGGGCGACGACCTGCGCGAAGGCAAGACCACGCTGCCGCTGATCTTCGCCATGCGGCGCGGCAGCCCCGCCCAGGGCGCGCTGGTGCGCGCGGCCATCGAGGCCGGCGACACGGCCCAGCTTGGCAAGATCATCGAAATCGTCCACAGCACGGGCGCGCTGGAGGCCTCGCGCGCCGCTGCGGCCGATGAGGCAAAACGCGCGATTCATGCGTTGCGCGACTTTCCGTCCAATTTGCACGCCGACGGTTTGCTACAATTGGCGGCTCAGTTGCTTGAGCGACGTGCCTGA
- the rplU gene encoding 50S ribosomal protein L21, producing the protein MYAVIKTGGKQYRVASGEKIKVEQIAADVGQEIVIDQVLAVGNGSEIKVGTPLVSGATVTVTVLSHGKHDKVRIFKMRRRKHYQKRQGHRQQFTELQIGAIAG; encoded by the coding sequence ATGTACGCGGTCATAAAAACCGGCGGCAAGCAGTATCGCGTTGCTTCCGGCGAAAAAATTAAAGTAGAACAGATTGCTGCGGATGTAGGCCAGGAAATCGTGATCGATCAGGTTCTCGCAGTCGGCAACGGCAGCGAAATCAAGGTCGGTACGCCCCTGGTGTCCGGCGCAACGGTGACAGTCACGGTACTGTCGCACGGCAAGCACGACAAGGTTCGCATCTTCAAGATGCGCCGTCGCAAGCACTATCAGAAACGTCAAGGCCATCGCCAGCAGTTCACCGAACTGCAAATCGGCGCGATCGCCGGCTAA
- the rpmA gene encoding 50S ribosomal protein L27: MAQKKGGGSTRNGRDSKPKMLGVKAFGGELISAGSIIVRQRGTQFHPGVNVGVGKDHTLFALVDGHVSFGVKGALNKHTVNVTPAA, encoded by the coding sequence ATGGCACAGAAAAAAGGCGGCGGCTCAACGCGAAACGGGCGCGATTCCAAGCCCAAAATGCTCGGCGTGAAGGCGTTCGGCGGCGAACTGATCAGCGCAGGCTCGATCATCGTGCGCCAGCGCGGCACCCAGTTCCACCCCGGCGTGAATGTCGGCGTGGGCAAGGACCACACGCTGTTTGCACTGGTTGACGGCCATGTGTCGTTCGGCGTCAAGGGCGCACTGAACAAGCACACGGTCAACGTGACCCCCGCGGCATAA
- the cgtA gene encoding Obg family GTPase CgtA: MKFVDEAFIDIAAGDGGNGCVSFRHEKYKEFGGPNGGDGGRGGHVYAVADSNLNTLVDFRYSRRHEARRGEHGMGSDMFGAAGDDIVLKMPVGTIISDAETGEVLYELLKEGEVVTIAKGGDGGFGNMRFKSAINRAPRQKTPGWPGEKKSLKLELKVLADVGLLGMPNAGKSTLISAISNARPRIADYPFTTLHPNLGVVRVGPEQSFVVADLPGLIEGASEGAGLGHLFLRHLQRTRLLLHVIDLAPFDDAVDPVAQAKAIVGELKKYDTALYEKPRWLVLNKLDMVPGDERAARVKDFVKRMRFKGPVFEISALTREGCEHLVQAVYQHIKAQQVAEQVPLEVDPRFAELPPDPA; the protein is encoded by the coding sequence ATGAAGTTCGTCGACGAAGCCTTCATCGACATCGCCGCGGGCGATGGCGGCAACGGCTGCGTGTCGTTCCGTCATGAAAAATACAAGGAATTCGGCGGCCCCAACGGCGGCGACGGCGGCCGCGGCGGCCACGTCTATGCGGTGGCCGATTCCAACCTCAACACCCTGGTCGACTTCCGCTACTCGCGCCGCCACGAGGCCAGGCGCGGCGAGCACGGCATGGGCTCCGACATGTTCGGCGCCGCGGGCGACGACATCGTGTTGAAGATGCCGGTCGGAACCATCATTTCCGATGCCGAGACGGGCGAGGTGCTGTATGAGCTGCTCAAGGAAGGCGAGGTCGTCACCATCGCCAAGGGCGGCGACGGCGGCTTCGGCAACATGCGTTTCAAGAGCGCCATCAACCGTGCCCCGCGGCAGAAGACGCCGGGCTGGCCCGGCGAGAAGAAGAGCCTCAAGCTCGAACTCAAGGTGCTCGCCGACGTCGGGCTGCTCGGCATGCCGAATGCGGGCAAGTCGACCCTGATCAGCGCCATTTCGAATGCGCGCCCGCGCATCGCCGACTATCCCTTCACCACGCTGCATCCGAACCTCGGCGTGGTGCGCGTAGGCCCTGAGCAGAGCTTCGTGGTGGCGGATCTTCCGGGCCTGATCGAGGGCGCGTCGGAAGGCGCGGGCCTCGGCCACCTGTTCCTGCGCCACCTCCAGCGCACCCGCCTGCTGCTGCACGTGATCGACCTGGCGCCCTTCGACGACGCCGTCGACCCGGTGGCGCAGGCGAAGGCCATCGTCGGCGAGCTGAAAAAGTACGACACCGCGCTCTACGAGAAGCCGCGCTGGCTCGTGCTCAACAAGCTCGACATGGTGCCTGGCGACGAACGCGCAGCGCGCGTGAAAGACTTCGTCAAGCGCATGCGCTTCAAGGGTCCTGTGTTCGAGATCTCCGCGCTCACGCGGGAGGGCTGCGAGCACCTTGTGCAGGCGGTCTACCAGCACATCAAGGCGCAGCAGGTGGCGGAGCAGGTGCCGCTCGAGGTCGATCCGCGCTTTGCCGAACTGCCGCCCGATCCGGCCTGA
- the proB gene encoding glutamate 5-kinase — MTSNSGSTALRDARRIVVKVGSSLVTNEGRGLDEGAIGEWCRQLAVLVRDGREVVMVSSGAIAEGMKRLGWRTRPHEVHELQAAAAVGQMGLAQMYETKLRENEIGSAQVLLTHADLADRERYLNARSTLVTLLGLRVVPVINENDTVVNDEIKFGDNDTLGALVANLVEADALIILTDQKGLYTADPRKDPDAKFVHEAAAGDPALEAMAGGAGSSLGRGGMITKILAAKRAAGSGASTVIAWGREPDALLRLTRGEPIGTLLVAQTAKHQARKRWMADHLQLRGAVTVDAGAAAKVRAEGKSLLPIGMTSVSGEFSRGDVIAVRDVDGVELARGLANYSSVEARLLCRKPSSEFERLLGYVAEPEMVHRDNMVLMPS; from the coding sequence ATGACCTCGAACTCCGGATCCACTGCCTTGCGGGATGCCCGCCGAATCGTCGTCAAGGTCGGTTCCAGCCTCGTGACCAACGAGGGGCGGGGCCTCGACGAGGGCGCCATCGGCGAGTGGTGCCGGCAGCTCGCGGTACTGGTGCGCGACGGACGCGAAGTCGTGATGGTGTCGAGCGGCGCCATCGCCGAAGGCATGAAGCGCCTCGGCTGGCGCACCCGGCCGCATGAGGTCCACGAGCTCCAGGCGGCCGCGGCCGTCGGGCAGATGGGCCTGGCCCAGATGTACGAGACCAAGCTGCGCGAGAACGAGATCGGCAGCGCCCAGGTGCTGCTGACCCATGCCGACCTGGCCGACCGCGAGCGCTATCTCAATGCACGTTCGACGCTCGTCACGCTGCTCGGGCTGCGCGTGGTGCCGGTCATCAACGAGAACGACACCGTCGTCAACGACGAGATCAAGTTCGGCGACAACGACACGCTGGGCGCGCTCGTGGCCAACCTGGTCGAAGCCGATGCGCTGATCATCCTCACGGACCAGAAGGGCCTCTACACGGCCGACCCGCGCAAGGACCCGGACGCAAAGTTCGTCCATGAGGCGGCGGCCGGCGACCCCGCCCTCGAAGCCATGGCGGGCGGCGCGGGCTCCAGCCTCGGCCGCGGCGGCATGATCACCAAGATCCTCGCGGCCAAGCGCGCTGCCGGGTCGGGTGCTTCCACGGTCATCGCCTGGGGGCGCGAGCCCGATGCCCTGCTGCGCCTGACGCGTGGCGAACCCATCGGCACCTTGCTGGTGGCGCAGACGGCCAAGCACCAGGCGCGCAAGCGCTGGATGGCCGACCACCTGCAGTTGCGCGGCGCTGTCACGGTCGATGCCGGGGCCGCAGCCAAGGTGCGCGCGGAAGGCAAGAGCCTGCTGCCGATCGGCATGACCAGCGTGTCGGGCGAGTTCTCGCGCGGCGACGTGATCGCGGTGCGCGATGTCGACGGTGTCGAACTGGCCCGCGGCCTGGCCAATTACTCGAGCGTCGAAGCGCGGCTGCTGTGCCGCAAGCCCTCGAGCGAGTTCGAGCGATTGCTGGGTTACGTGGCGGAGCCGGAGATGGTCCACCGCGACAACATGGTGCTGATGCCCAGTTGA
- a CDS encoding CNP1-like family protein has product MLLACFGILAGCASGNHDTDNPDWAQSGMPPPPKRSEADAEWEETVAPPPPAFSESRLLPIEMPPYMSLKFGIDPNTIAITRDGIVRYVVVAQNRNGGGVNAFYEGVRCSTGEMKSYARYNNGAWQETKTPEWKRINDLNSRYAKALSTQALCRGNAPRNSVGDMVQNLRNPVREVQ; this is encoded by the coding sequence GTGCTTCTTGCCTGCTTCGGCATCCTTGCCGGCTGCGCATCGGGCAATCACGACACCGACAACCCTGACTGGGCGCAGTCGGGCATGCCCCCGCCGCCCAAGCGGTCCGAGGCGGACGCCGAATGGGAAGAAACCGTCGCACCGCCGCCCCCGGCTTTCAGCGAGAGCCGGCTGCTGCCGATCGAGATGCCTCCGTACATGAGCCTGAAGTTCGGCATCGACCCGAACACGATCGCCATCACCCGCGACGGCATCGTGCGCTACGTGGTGGTGGCACAGAACCGCAATGGCGGCGGCGTCAACGCGTTCTACGAGGGCGTGCGCTGCTCGACCGGGGAAATGAAGAGCTACGCCCGCTACAACAACGGCGCCTGGCAGGAAACGAAGACGCCGGAGTGGAAGCGCATCAACGACCTGAATTCGCGCTACGCCAAGGCGCTGTCGACGCAGGCGCTGTGCCGCGGCAATGCGCCGCGCAACTCGGTCGGGGACATGGTCCAGAACCTGCGCAATCCGGTTCGCGAAGTGCAGTGA
- a CDS encoding RNA pyrophosphohydrolase produces the protein MLDRDGFRPNVGIILLNQRNQVFWGKRIRTHSWQFPQGGIDRGESPEQAMFRELHEEVGLHPEHVRIVARTRDWLRYEVPDRFIRRDARGHYKGQKQIWYLLQLIGHDWDLNLRATDHPEFDAWRWHDYWVPLDVVVEFKRGVYEMALTELARYLPRQDFRNRFLRSNVRAREFERHMPDGGAPAGLDLPPGGSFDPHPDIHSASDEPSPPPNKTPFLPSQR, from the coding sequence ATGCTCGACCGGGACGGCTTCAGGCCCAACGTCGGCATCATCCTGCTCAACCAGAGAAACCAGGTTTTCTGGGGCAAACGCATACGCACGCATTCCTGGCAGTTTCCGCAAGGCGGCATAGACCGCGGCGAAAGTCCGGAGCAAGCCATGTTCCGGGAACTGCACGAGGAAGTGGGGCTCCATCCGGAGCACGTGCGCATCGTGGCCCGTACCCGCGACTGGTTGCGCTACGAGGTGCCGGATCGGTTCATCCGCCGTGACGCACGGGGCCACTACAAGGGCCAGAAACAAATCTGGTATTTGCTGCAACTCATCGGCCACGACTGGGATCTGAACCTGCGTGCCACCGACCATCCCGAATTCGACGCATGGCGCTGGCACGACTACTGGGTGCCGCTCGACGTGGTCGTCGAGTTCAAGCGCGGCGTCTACGAGATGGCGCTGACCGAGCTTGCTCGCTACCTGCCACGGCAGGATTTCCGCAACCGCTTCCTTCGCAGCAACGTGCGCGCCCGTGAATTCGAGCGCCACATGCCAGACGGCGGCGCGCCCGCGGGCCTGGACCTGCCGCCCGGCGGCAGTTTCGACCCGCATCCCGACATCCATTCCGCGAGCGATGAACCTTCTCCTCCCCCGAACAAAACGCCCTTCCTTCCGTCGCAACGCTGA